The following proteins are encoded in a genomic region of Bacillus sp. FJAT-22090:
- a CDS encoding TetR/AcrR family transcriptional regulator: protein MRKGQITKEHIIRESAGLFNTKGYTGASLSEIIERCGIRKGGIYNHFENKDEIALAAFDYSFSQILSFLSKALENASNSKESLLAICNVYIDLVENDSLEGGCPILNTAIESDDGHPFLKEKAQQAMKTFIGKLTMIIEKGIENKEFREDINTEEASTYIIAVIEGGVMLSKLFDDSKYIRHCSSNIIQFIDHQMLNI from the coding sequence ATGCGAAAGGGACAAATTACAAAAGAACATATAATCCGCGAGTCGGCCGGTTTATTTAATACAAAAGGATATACAGGCGCTTCTCTTTCAGAGATTATAGAGCGTTGTGGTATAAGAAAAGGTGGCATTTATAATCACTTTGAAAACAAGGATGAAATAGCTCTGGCGGCTTTTGATTATTCATTTTCGCAAATTCTGTCTTTCCTTTCCAAAGCACTAGAGAATGCAAGTAATTCTAAAGAAAGTTTGTTAGCAATTTGCAACGTCTATATCGATCTCGTTGAAAACGACTCTTTGGAAGGAGGATGTCCGATATTAAATACAGCCATTGAAAGCGACGATGGACACCCTTTCCTTAAAGAGAAGGCTCAGCAAGCGATGAAAACTTTTATCGGAAAATTAACTATGATTATTGAAAAAGGGATAGAGAATAAAGAATTTAGAGAAGATATAAATACTGAAGAGGCATCTACTTATATTATTGCAGTGATAGAAGGTGGTGTAATGCTAAGCAAGCTATTTGATGATAGCAAATACATTAGACACTGCTCAAGTAATATAATTCAATTTATTGATCATCAAATGTTAAATATATAA
- a CDS encoding iron-hydroxamate ABC transporter substrate-binding protein: protein MKKLLLSILFLTAFVLGACNSEPTETKASEEKEEPTTITYQSEEGPIEVPADPKRVVVVSSFAGNVAALGVNLVGVDSWSKENPRYESYLADVEEVSEENLEKIIELNPDLIIGLSTAKNLDKLKEIAPTVTFTYGKVDYLTQHLEIGKLLNKEKEAQDWINDFKERAKSTGDEIKGVIGEDATVSVIENFDKQLYVFGDNWGRGTEVLYQEMGLKMPEKVKEMALEAGYYALSLEVLPEFSGDYVIFSKTADQDNSFQETDVYKNIPAVKNNRVFEANAKEFYFNDPISLDFQLEFFKDHFISSK from the coding sequence ATGAAAAAATTATTATTATCTATTTTATTTTTGACCGCCTTCGTATTAGGGGCATGTAATAGCGAACCAACAGAAACAAAAGCAAGTGAAGAAAAAGAAGAGCCTACTACTATTACTTATCAATCTGAAGAAGGTCCAATAGAAGTTCCCGCTGATCCGAAAAGAGTTGTTGTTGTTTCTTCATTCGCCGGGAATGTTGCAGCGCTTGGAGTTAATTTAGTAGGAGTAGATTCTTGGTCTAAAGAAAACCCTAGATACGAAAGCTATTTAGCAGATGTGGAGGAAGTATCAGAGGAAAATCTTGAGAAAATTATAGAACTAAATCCGGACTTAATCATCGGTCTTTCAACCGCTAAAAATTTAGATAAATTAAAAGAAATTGCACCAACTGTAACATTCACTTATGGAAAAGTAGATTACTTAACACAGCATTTAGAAATTGGAAAACTATTAAACAAAGAAAAAGAAGCACAGGATTGGATCAATGATTTTAAAGAACGCGCTAAATCAACTGGGGATGAAATAAAAGGAGTAATTGGTGAAGATGCAACCGTTTCAGTAATTGAGAATTTCGATAAACAACTATATGTATTTGGTGACAACTGGGGTCGTGGAACGGAAGTGCTTTATCAAGAGATGGGCTTAAAAATGCCCGAGAAAGTAAAGGAAATGGCATTAGAAGCTGGATACTATGCTTTATCTTTAGAAGTATTACCTGAATTCAGTGGAGACTATGTCATTTTTAGTAAAACAGCAGATCAAGACAACTCTTTCCAAGAAACAGATGTATACAAAAATATCCCTGCTGTGAAAAATAATCGGGTTTTTGAAGCAAATGCAAAGGAATTTTATTTTAATGATCCAATCTCATTAGATTTCCAACTTGAATTCTTTAAAGACCACTTCATAAGCAGTAAGTAA
- a CDS encoding FecCD family ABC transporter permease yields the protein MKTSVQFGIKFFIGLAMLLTMFIISVVFGAAETTMQDVWSAIFTNMKSDEINILREIRLPREVAAIIVGAALAVSGAIMQGITRNPLADPSLLGLTSGANAALAITIALLPVTNYLGITIACFIGAAIGALMVFSLGAVKKGGFSPFRIVLAGAAVSAFLYAIADGVGIYFKISKDVSMWTAGGLIGTSWKQLAIISPFIGVGILIALLLSRQLTILSLNEEVAVGLGQKTVQIKIILFIAVILLAGASVAIVGNMAFVGLMVPHIVRAVVGTDYRYIIPMSIVVGGILMLIADTLGRTINIPYETPVAAIIAIMGLPFFLIIVRKGGGKFR from the coding sequence ATGAAAACTTCTGTTCAGTTTGGTATAAAGTTTTTCATAGGGTTGGCCATGCTTCTGACTATGTTTATCATTTCTGTGGTGTTTGGTGCAGCAGAAACAACAATGCAAGATGTGTGGAGTGCTATTTTTACAAATATGAAGAGCGATGAAATTAATATTCTTCGAGAAATTCGTTTACCTCGGGAAGTTGCGGCAATAATTGTAGGTGCTGCTCTTGCTGTTTCTGGAGCCATTATGCAAGGTATCACCCGTAACCCTCTTGCTGATCCTAGTTTATTAGGATTAACTTCGGGAGCCAACGCAGCACTGGCTATTACAATCGCTCTGTTACCTGTTACCAACTATTTAGGGATAACAATTGCATGTTTTATAGGCGCTGCTATTGGTGCATTAATGGTTTTTAGTCTCGGTGCTGTAAAAAAAGGCGGTTTTTCTCCATTTCGAATCGTTCTTGCAGGTGCGGCAGTTTCCGCTTTTCTATACGCAATCGCAGATGGTGTTGGAATTTACTTTAAAATTTCAAAGGATGTTTCGATGTGGACAGCAGGAGGTTTAATCGGTACCTCTTGGAAACAACTTGCAATCATAAGTCCTTTTATTGGTGTAGGCATTTTAATTGCCCTACTACTCTCTAGACAACTTACTATTTTAAGTCTCAATGAAGAGGTTGCAGTTGGACTCGGACAAAAAACTGTTCAAATAAAGATTATCTTATTCATTGCCGTTATTTTACTAGCCGGTGCTTCAGTTGCAATTGTCGGTAATATGGCGTTTGTGGGATTAATGGTTCCTCATATTGTACGCGCTGTTGTTGGCACCGATTACCGTTACATAATTCCTATGTCCATTGTTGTAGGAGGCATTCTCATGTTGATAGCGGACACGTTAGGCCGAACAATAAATATCCCTTATGAAACACCTGTTGCTGCAATTATTGCAATAATGGGATTACCTTTCTTCTTAATAATAGTCCGTAAAGGAGGAGGCAAATTCCGATGA
- a CDS encoding glycerophosphodiester phosphodiesterase yields MKVYAHRGSAGTHPENTIASFKAAAALPVHGVEFDVHMTKDGELVVIHDETIDRTSNGKGFVKDMTLAELKKYDFGKSFSSKFKGEQIPTLREVLYVFKDTHHHINIELKSDVFPYEGMERKVLEMLKDYRLEDRVVISSFNHEMVRIFKKLAPQIETAILFMEVMIAPHDYARIVGADALHAFFPTALRPMGIEAVASGRKLRVFTVNEEAYADMLRAVKVDAIFTDYPEKMYNYLNK; encoded by the coding sequence TTGAAAGTGTATGCACACAGGGGTTCGGCAGGGACACATCCAGAAAATACGATTGCTTCGTTCAAAGCAGCTGCAGCTCTTCCAGTACATGGGGTAGAATTTGATGTTCATATGACAAAGGATGGGGAGCTAGTTGTCATTCATGATGAGACAATTGACCGTACATCTAACGGAAAAGGCTTCGTCAAGGACATGACACTAGCAGAGCTGAAAAAGTATGATTTTGGTAAGAGTTTTTCTTCTAAATTTAAGGGAGAACAAATTCCGACACTTAGAGAAGTATTATATGTATTTAAAGATACACATCATCATATAAATATTGAATTGAAATCAGATGTTTTCCCATATGAGGGGATGGAACGAAAGGTTCTGGAAATGTTGAAGGATTATCGATTAGAGGATCGTGTTGTAATCTCGTCTTTCAATCATGAAATGGTCAGAATTTTTAAGAAGTTGGCTCCTCAAATAGAAACGGCCATTTTATTTATGGAAGTAATGATCGCTCCACATGATTATGCGCGTATAGTTGGAGCTGATGCGCTTCATGCCTTTTTCCCGACTGCGCTAAGACCGATGGGAATAGAAGCGGTTGCTAGCGGAAGAAAGCTTCGTGTTTTCACAGTGAATGAAGAAGCATATGCAGATATGCTTAGAGCTGTCAAAGTGGACGCGATTTTTACAGATTACCCAGAAAAAATGTATAATTATTTGAATAAATAA
- a CDS encoding alpha/beta fold hydrolase, translating to MQKKCLTIRGREVYFLDDGLINAPAVLFLHGFPESSLLWGEIVTSVQKAGYRAIAPDLPGFGQSEAFNEPSTWERYMEFISDFSEELSLEQFHLVTHDWGSLIGTRWACSNPERVQSLIIADATYSPDFVWHKDALIMRSLGGGEQFIEYLKNKSVFEGFIKKSIPNLSQAIVEDFYKLFSDPTRIKIALELYRSGDMDKLEIYRGRLAEFLSMPVSIIFGEHDTYILPEYGRKLKDEELHHANYYIIPGAGHFTPLEAPIEFIAILTKHLKSV from the coding sequence ATGCAAAAGAAATGCTTAACAATTCGAGGCAGAGAAGTGTACTTTTTGGATGATGGTTTGATAAATGCCCCTGCTGTACTTTTTTTACATGGTTTCCCGGAATCTTCATTGCTTTGGGGAGAAATAGTCACGTCTGTACAGAAGGCTGGTTACAGAGCGATTGCCCCAGATTTACCTGGCTTTGGTCAAAGCGAAGCTTTTAATGAACCTTCTACCTGGGAGAGATATATGGAATTTATAAGCGACTTTTCAGAAGAGCTTTCTCTAGAACAATTTCATCTTGTCACCCATGACTGGGGAAGCCTTATAGGAACAAGATGGGCATGTAGCAATCCTGAACGTGTTCAAAGTTTAATCATTGCAGATGCTACTTATAGTCCTGATTTTGTTTGGCATAAAGACGCATTAATTATGCGTTCTCTTGGTGGTGGAGAGCAATTTATTGAATATCTAAAAAATAAATCAGTATTTGAGGGTTTTATAAAAAAATCAATTCCAAATCTTTCTCAAGCAATTGTGGAGGATTTTTATAAACTATTTTCAGATCCAACAAGAATTAAAATCGCTCTAGAATTATACCGTTCGGGTGATATGGATAAACTAGAAATTTATCGTGGACGTTTAGCAGAATTTCTATCAATGCCGGTTTCTATCATTTTCGGCGAGCACGATACTTATATACTCCCGGAATATGGTCGGAAGTTAAAAGATGAAGAGTTACACCATGCTAATTATTACATCATTCCAGGGGCAGGTCATTTCACCCCTTTGGAAGCCCCAATCGAATTTATAGCTATTCTCACAAAACATTTAAAAAGCGTATAA
- a CDS encoding FecCD family ABC transporter permease: MIQSELIKKQRIILFSLLTLLLFTAFISAGLGYSSLSFDRLVQTILGNGTFKEEFVLFSIRLPRIIITILAGMALALSGAILQGITRNDLSDPGIIGINSGAGVAISLFFLFFPIEPGSFVYLLPAVGFIGALLSAGFIYLLSYNRKEGLQPVRLVLTGVGFSMALSGLMIVLISSAESQKVDFISKWIAGNIWGADWPFIFALLPWLIILIPFTLYKANKLNLLGLSEPVAVGVGVSIEKERIVLLLAAVALAASAVSVTGGIAFIGLMAPHIAKSLVGPRHQLFVPIALLIGGWLLLFADTIGRNIIEPNGIPAGVMVALIGAPYFMYLLWKE; this comes from the coding sequence ATGATTCAATCTGAACTAATAAAAAAACAACGTATAATTCTGTTTAGTTTACTTACTCTACTTTTATTTACAGCTTTTATTAGTGCTGGACTTGGGTACTCTTCTTTATCATTTGATCGTCTTGTACAGACTATCTTAGGGAATGGGACATTCAAAGAAGAATTTGTATTATTTTCTATACGATTACCAAGAATTATTATAACAATTCTTGCCGGGATGGCATTAGCACTTTCTGGAGCAATCTTACAAGGAATTACACGAAATGATTTATCAGACCCAGGTATTATTGGCATAAACTCAGGGGCAGGAGTAGCAATCTCTTTATTTTTCTTATTCTTTCCCATAGAACCAGGTTCTTTTGTTTATTTACTACCTGCTGTTGGGTTTATTGGAGCATTACTTAGTGCAGGTTTTATTTACCTTTTATCTTATAATCGCAAAGAAGGTTTGCAACCAGTAAGATTAGTTCTTACCGGAGTAGGTTTTTCCATGGCATTATCTGGTTTAATGATTGTGCTTATCTCCTCTGCCGAGAGCCAAAAGGTAGATTTTATCTCAAAATGGATAGCCGGTAACATTTGGGGGGCTGATTGGCCATTTATTTTTGCCCTCTTACCATGGTTAATTATTTTAATCCCCTTCACTCTTTATAAAGCCAATAAGTTAAACCTTTTAGGGTTAAGTGAGCCTGTAGCGGTCGGTGTTGGCGTCTCCATAGAAAAGGAACGTATTGTTCTGTTATTGGCAGCTGTCGCTTTGGCAGCCTCTGCTGTTTCTGTTACTGGAGGTATTGCTTTTATAGGTTTAATGGCGCCACACATAGCTAAGTCATTGGTTGGTCCTAGACATCAATTATTCGTACCAATAGCGCTTTTAATAGGCGGTTGGCTTTTACTCTTTGCAGATACAATTGGTCGAAATATTATTGAACCAAATGGAATTCCAGCAGGAGTCATGGTCGCCCTCATAGGTGCTCCATATTTCATGTATTTGTTATGGAAGGAATAA